DNA sequence from the Caminibacter pacificus genome:
ACGGACTTCAAGATATCGAAACGAAATATCGCCAAAGATATCTTGATATGATTATGAATAAAGAGACGAGAGATAGATTCAAATTAAGAAGTCAAATCGTTAGTTTGGTAAGAGAATTTTTCTTGAAAAAAGGATTTTTGGAAGTTGAAACTCCTATGCTTCATACGGTTGTAGGCGGAGCGAACGCAAGACCTTTTATGACTCACCATAACGCTCTTGATATCGATATGAATCTAAGAATTGCGCCTGAACTTTTCTTAAAAAGACTTATTGTAGGCGGATTCGAAGCGGTATTCGAGCTAAACAGAAACTTCAGAAACGAAGGAATCGACCACACTCACAATCCTGAATTTACAATGATCGAGTTTTATTGGGCGTATCATACTATGGAAGATTTGATGAAACTTACACGCGAGCTGTTTGATTATCTGTTTGAAAAATTGAATCTTCCGAAAAAACTTCAATACGGAGATATGGAAATAGATTTTGACGATTGGAAAACAATCACTTATAAAGATGCGCTCGTTAAAATCGGCGGAGTACCTGAAGATATACTTGAAGATGTGGAAGCTATGAAAAAATATCTAAAAGACGCCGGAGTTGAAATAGAAGAGCATATCGATTCAAAAGGCAAACTTTGGGCGGAACTATTTGACGAGTTCGTAGAATCAAAACTTATCAATCCTACGTTCGTAACTGAATTTCCTATTGAAATTTCACCTCTTGCAAGAAGAAGTGACGAAAATCCTGAATTTGCAGAGAGATTAGAATTGTTTATCGCCGGGCGCGAAATAGCAAACGGATTTAACGAGCTAAACGATCCTCTTGATCAATACGAAAGATTTAAAGCTCAGCTTGAGGCTAAAGCCAAAGGTGATGAAGAGGGTATGGATATGGATTACGACTATATCCGTGCACTTCAATATGGAATGCCTCCGACAGCAGGTGAAGGTATAGGAATCGACAGACTTGTGATGCTTTTGACAAACTCACATTCTATTAAAGATGTGATTTTATTCCCGACAATGAAACCTAAAAAAGAGATTAAAGACGAAGACGACGTTAAATAAAGAAAAGGAGATTATATGAGTTTACTTAAAAATTACGATCAAGACGTTTATTCAATCTTGGAAAAAGAGCTTGAGAGACAAACGAATCATCTTGAAATGATCGCTTCTGAAAACTTCACTCTTCCGGAAGTAATGGAAGCTATGGGAAGCGTTTTTACAAATAAATACGCTGAAGGATATCCCGGAAAAAGATATTACGGCGGATGTGAATATGCGGATATGATCGAACAACTTGCAATTGACAGAGCAAAAGCGCTTTTCGGATGCGAATACGCAAACGTTCAACCGCACTCGGGAAGCCAAGCAAACGGAGCGGTGTATGTTGCGCTGATGAAACCTCTTGAAAAACTTTTAGGAATGGACTTAAGCAACGGAGGACACTTAACTCACGGTGCGAAAGTAAACTTTTCAGGTAAACATTATCACTCTTTCTCTTACGGAATCGACGAAAAAACAGGTAGAATCGATTATGATAGAGTAAGAGATATCGCTAAAATAGTAAAACCTAAAATGTTAGTTTGCGGTGCGA
Encoded proteins:
- the lysS gene encoding lysine--tRNA ligase, coding for MFSNEYVKQRMAKAEKLKEAGINPYGHNAKRDTKIAEFLEKNKDVFELENKRDENRKFTVTGRVKFLRLMGKAAFFKFEDESGILQAYMSKNDLGDKFNLLKKTLEVGDIVEVTGYPFVTKTGELSIHADDVRILTKAIHPLPEKFHGLQDIETKYRQRYLDMIMNKETRDRFKLRSQIVSLVREFFLKKGFLEVETPMLHTVVGGANARPFMTHHNALDIDMNLRIAPELFLKRLIVGGFEAVFELNRNFRNEGIDHTHNPEFTMIEFYWAYHTMEDLMKLTRELFDYLFEKLNLPKKLQYGDMEIDFDDWKTITYKDALVKIGGVPEDILEDVEAMKKYLKDAGVEIEEHIDSKGKLWAELFDEFVESKLINPTFVTEFPIEISPLARRSDENPEFAERLELFIAGREIANGFNELNDPLDQYERFKAQLEAKAKGDEEGMDMDYDYIRALQYGMPPTAGEGIGIDRLVMLLTNSHSIKDVILFPTMKPKKEIKDEDDVK